The Kineothrix sp. MB12-C1 genome includes a window with the following:
- the proB gene encoding glutamate 5-kinase, with protein METIKLEKQKSQDETAARRNYLRERIKDKKRIVVKIGSSSLQHPETGDLDYTKLDVLVRELCDMRNRGKDVVLVTSGAIAVGKKAVHIKDINHLDEDNPIAVKQACAAIGQARLMMTYQKIFAEYNQVAAQILMTKNTIVDNLNRYNAHNTFSELFKLGAIPIVNENDTVATYEIEIGDNDTLSAIVAALVGADLLILLSDIDGLYTDDPRTNTEAKFIEVVEELTDELMDMGKATTGSSVGTGGMNTKLIAAQIATSSNIDMIIANSKDIKVLHRILDGNNIGTLFAGTEKKYFDLPEFVEKMNNY; from the coding sequence ATGGAAACGATAAAACTGGAGAAGCAAAAAAGTCAGGATGAGACTGCCGCAAGGAGAAACTATTTAAGAGAAAGAATAAAAGATAAAAAACGAATTGTTGTAAAGATAGGTTCCTCCTCCTTGCAACACCCTGAGACAGGAGATTTGGATTATACGAAGCTAGATGTTCTCGTCAGAGAGCTTTGTGATATGAGAAATAGGGGAAAAGATGTGGTGCTTGTGACTTCCGGTGCAATTGCAGTAGGGAAAAAGGCAGTACATATTAAAGATATCAATCATTTGGATGAGGATAATCCGATTGCGGTCAAACAGGCTTGTGCGGCGATAGGACAAGCAAGGCTGATGATGACCTATCAGAAAATATTCGCGGAATATAATCAGGTAGCAGCGCAAATACTTATGACAAAGAACACGATTGTGGATAATTTGAACCGTTACAATGCCCACAACACTTTCTCCGAGCTTTTTAAATTGGGAGCTATTCCCATCGTAAATGAAAACGATACGGTAGCGACCTATGAAATTGAAATAGGGGATAATGATACGTTGTCAGCTATTGTAGCAGCTTTGGTCGGTGCGGATCTTTTGATTCTCCTCTCGGATATCGATGGACTATATACGGATGATCCAAGGACGAATACAGAAGCGAAATTCATCGAAGTGGTAGAAGAGCTTACCGATGAACTCATGGATATGGGAAAGGCTACTACAGGGAGTAGCGTAGGGACTGGCGGTATGAATACGAAGCTTATCGCAGCTCAGATCGCTACAAGTTCCAATATCGATATGATTATCGCAAACAGCAAAGATATTAAGGTCTTACACCGTATATTGGATGGTAATAACATAGGGACGTTATTTGCAGGTACTGAGAAGAAGTATTTTGATTTACCTGAATTCGTGGAAAAGATGAATAATTATTAA
- a CDS encoding DUF896 domain-containing protein, with product MAIEMESMDKKIERINELYRKSKAEGLNEEEKKEQAALRSEYIANIRANLRGQLNNVNIQEEDGSITNLGEKYGDKKTH from the coding sequence ATGGCTATTGAAATGGAAAGCATGGATAAAAAGATTGAGAGAATCAATGAATTATATCGTAAGTCAAAGGCGGAAGGATTGAACGAAGAGGAGAAGAAAGAGCAGGCGGCTCTTCGAAGCGAGTATATCGCCAATATTAGAGCGAACCTGAGGGGACAGCTTAACAATGTAAATATCCAGGAGGAGGATGGGTCCATAACTAATCTGGGAGAAAAGTATGGAGATAAAAAGACGCATTAG
- a CDS encoding 5-formyltetrahydrofolate cyclo-ligase: protein MEIKRRIRKSILKKRDEMPKGERAEKSRNIMDKITRMDIYQEAESILCYVNYKSEVETEEFIKETLSRGKKVYCPRIDREEMEFYRIAGMEDLSMGYMGIREPMPSGQRLLCGRDISMERCLMIMPGSVFDREHNRMGYGKGYYDRYLERYPQLPTVAVCFECQLAQKVPTEEHDRKPNMVITEENIY from the coding sequence ATGGAGATAAAAAGACGCATTAGAAAGAGTATACTGAAGAAGAGAGACGAAATGCCGAAAGGGGAACGAGCCGAGAAAAGTCGGAATATAATGGATAAGATAACTCGGATGGATATTTATCAAGAAGCGGAGTCTATTCTTTGTTATGTAAATTATAAAAGTGAAGTGGAAACAGAAGAGTTTATTAAAGAAACGTTAAGCAGAGGGAAAAAAGTATACTGTCCTAGAATTGATCGAGAGGAAATGGAATTTTATCGGATAGCAGGAATGGAAGATCTGTCCATGGGATATATGGGAATCAGAGAACCGATGCCAAGTGGGCAAAGACTCCTTTGCGGAAGGGATATCAGCATGGAAAGATGCTTGATGATAATGCCGGGCAGTGTCTTTGACAGGGAGCATAATCGAATGGGCTATGGTAAAGGCTATTACGACAGGTACTTAGAGAGATATCCGCAGCTCCCCACAGTGGCGGTATGCTTTGAATGCCAATTAGCGCAGAAGGTACCGACGGAGGAGCATGATAGGAAGCCGAATATGGTGATAACGGAAGAAAACATATATTAA
- a CDS encoding helix-turn-helix domain-containing protein gives MSEISDIVKGLRENNRLKQREVADYLGISQQAYSYYELDKRELPARHVVNLAKLYNVSTDYILGIEPDFAGSYDLTSKYIQDISLKDMLWNLKKLNKVNRQEAVKYLAYLNNTQSKQTQVPKPSTASKNE, from the coding sequence ATGTCAGAAATATCCGATATTGTCAAAGGCTTAAGGGAGAACAATCGCCTGAAGCAAAGGGAAGTTGCCGATTATCTCGGAATCTCACAACAGGCCTATTCTTATTATGAACTGGATAAAAGAGAACTCCCGGCTCGTCATGTAGTCAATTTAGCGAAACTTTATAATGTAAGTACCGACTATATTCTAGGTATAGAACCTGACTTTGCGGGTTCGTATGATTTGACCTCCAAATATATACAAGATATCTCGTTGAAGGACATGCTTTGGAATCTTAAAAAGCTAAATAAAGTGAACCGTCAGGAAGCAGTCAAATATCTCGCGTATCTGAATAACACACAATCCAAGCAGACGCAAGTTCCGAAACCTTCCACCGCTTCCAAAAATGAATAA
- a CDS encoding glutamate-5-semialdehyde dehydrogenase, which produces MISLEMMGQKAEAASFELQGLSKEKKNEVLQKTGETLIADTESILKENEKDIANGESNGMHPGMVDRLRLTADRIKSMAEGLYQIVELEDPIGEVLETYDRPNGLHIQKRRVPLGVVGIIYESRPNVTADAFGLCFKSGNAVILKGGSDAVCSNIAIAASIRKALRSCGVCEDAIQLIESTDREVTKQFMKLNRYVNVLIPRGSAGLIRSVVENSTIPVIETGTGNCHIYVDESADLEKAVPIIVNAKTQRIGVCNACESLLVHEAVRERFLPMIAEAFREYKVEMRGDERTREVIADAIPATEEDYEREYLDYIIAIKTVSSIEEAIAHINRYNTKHSEAILTQNKENADKFLREVDAACVYANASTRFSDGFEFGFGAEIGISTQKLHARGPMGLKELTSYKYTIEGDWHVRP; this is translated from the coding sequence ATGATAAGTTTGGAAATGATGGGACAAAAAGCAGAAGCAGCGAGCTTCGAGTTGCAGGGGCTCTCTAAGGAAAAAAAGAATGAAGTGCTGCAAAAAACAGGAGAGACGTTAATTGCAGATACAGAGTCGATTCTGAAAGAAAATGAAAAAGATATAGCGAATGGTGAGTCCAACGGCATGCATCCGGGAATGGTGGATAGACTGAGGCTGACAGCCGATAGAATCAAGTCCATGGCCGAGGGGCTATATCAGATAGTAGAGTTAGAAGATCCCATCGGTGAGGTGCTGGAAACGTATGACCGTCCGAACGGACTGCACATTCAAAAGAGAAGAGTTCCCCTTGGCGTAGTAGGAATTATCTATGAATCCAGACCGAATGTAACAGCAGACGCCTTCGGACTTTGCTTTAAATCCGGAAATGCCGTGATTTTAAAAGGAGGAAGCGATGCCGTATGTTCCAATATCGCAATTGCCGCCTCCATCCGAAAAGCACTTCGTTCTTGCGGAGTGTGCGAGGATGCTATTCAGTTGATCGAAAGCACAGACAGAGAAGTGACGAAACAGTTTATGAAGTTGAACCGTTATGTAAATGTATTAATTCCGAGAGGAAGCGCAGGGCTGATCCGAAGTGTTGTGGAGAATAGTACGATTCCGGTCATAGAAACGGGAACGGGAAATTGCCATATTTATGTGGATGAGAGTGCAGACCTGGAAAAGGCGGTTCCGATTATTGTTAATGCTAAGACCCAGCGTATCGGTGTATGTAATGCGTGTGAATCATTGCTCGTACATGAGGCGGTGAGAGAAAGATTCTTGCCAATGATAGCGGAAGCGTTCCGGGAATATAAGGTGGAAATGCGTGGTGATGAGAGAACGAGAGAAGTCATTGCAGATGCCATACCGGCAACAGAAGAAGATTACGAAAGAGAATATTTAGATTATATCATTGCCATAAAGACTGTTTCATCCATAGAAGAAGCGATTGCCCATATTAACAGATACAATACGAAGCATTCCGAAGCAATTCTGACGCAAAATAAGGAAAATGCCGATAAGTTCTTGCGGGAAGTAGATGCGGCTTGCGTCTACGCCAATGCTTCTACGAGATTCAGCGATGGATTTGAATTCGGTTTCGGCGCAGAAATCGGAATCAGTACTCAGAAGCTTCATGCGAGAGGGCCGATGGGATTAAAGGAATTAACATCTTATAAATATACGATAGAGGGCGATTGGCACGTACGTCCTTAG
- a CDS encoding PadR family transcriptional regulator, translating to MSLKHGLLGLLNYGSMTGYELDKAFKASLSFFWQAKTSQIYRELDSMERSGWLTSERIMQTEKPNKRVYTITDSGKEELENWLLLPESDTADAMRVKSAFLMRVFFAGETSIEQSIDMIRKYRDKCIESRNSLSAAHIATTEYRAMIEDEKKTKFWELSILYGELYYDASLDWANKAIAILEGEK from the coding sequence ATGTCACTTAAGCATGGTCTGTTAGGTCTACTAAATTACGGCTCAATGACGGGATATGAATTGGATAAGGCTTTTAAGGCTTCTCTATCGTTTTTCTGGCAGGCAAAAACCAGTCAGATTTATCGTGAGTTGGATTCTATGGAACGGAGCGGCTGGCTGACAAGTGAACGCATTATGCAAACGGAAAAGCCAAACAAGCGGGTATATACTATAACGGACAGCGGAAAAGAAGAACTTGAGAATTGGCTGTTACTGCCGGAGTCGGATACTGCTGATGCAATGCGTGTTAAGAGTGCATTTCTTATGCGTGTTTTCTTTGCAGGTGAAACAAGTATTGAGCAATCAATCGATATGATTCGGAAATATCGGGACAAATGTATTGAAAGCAGAAATTCATTGAGTGCCGCCCATATCGCAACTACGGAATACAGGGCGATGATAGAGGATGAGAAGAAGACTAAATTTTGGGAACTTTCCATCCTTTACGGTGAGTTATACTATGATGCCAGCCTTGATTGGGCTAATAAAGCAATCGCTATTCTAGAGGGGGAGAAGTGA
- a CDS encoding NAD(P)H-dependent oxidoreductase has protein sequence MNVLVLNGSPKGERSNTMRLTHSFLDGAGWSDAEVIDVAKTDVKGCLGCFSCWDKTPGKCVIKDGMDQILTKMIDADVIIWSFPLYYYSVPGSLKNLIDRQLPLNLPFMAEGTESGGHPARHDLSHQRHLVISTCGFWTPEGNYEAVISMFDHFFGKSNYTTIFCGQGELFRIPEVKARTDAYLEVICRAGTEYADGGIHVGTQEELMEPLYPRNVFEKMADASWGIAKDGDSTAPIDDSLNFTTQMAALYRPDSVERIVEFYYTDIEKTYQILLTKHGSEVIADNFKPYTTRIETPYSVWRSIARGEITGQEALFQRLYKVIGDFNLMLKWDELFGVQMPPKRTEHQTLRTTNMLLLLAPWIIIWAAIAIDPIVGSATGIVAAALIPLLWIVFRPVIYEQVSIPIVAGLSLAVLLGMDARVIVSGSYLIFGLMWLIGAFPKIPLTAHYSAKGYGGEKAFANPLFISTNRILTAAWGVLYLVIPVWTYILMGTRFSPYVGLINSALPMLMGVFTAWFQKWYPAQYARG, from the coding sequence ATGAACGTTTTGGTCTTAAACGGTTCGCCGAAAGGGGAGCGAAGCAATACTATGCGTTTGACCCACTCCTTTTTAGATGGAGCAGGGTGGTCGGATGCAGAAGTAATTGATGTGGCAAAAACAGATGTAAAGGGGTGTTTGGGGTGCTTCTCTTGTTGGGATAAAACGCCGGGAAAATGTGTTATAAAGGATGGAATGGACCAAATTCTCACCAAAATGATTGATGCCGATGTGATTATTTGGTCTTTCCCGCTGTATTATTATAGCGTTCCCGGCAGCTTGAAAAATCTAATCGATCGTCAGTTACCATTAAATTTACCGTTTATGGCAGAGGGCACAGAGAGCGGCGGTCATCCGGCACGGCACGATTTGAGCCATCAAAGGCACCTTGTGATTTCGACCTGCGGTTTTTGGACGCCGGAAGGCAATTATGAAGCAGTTATCTCTATGTTTGACCACTTTTTTGGAAAGAGTAACTATACGACAATTTTCTGCGGCCAGGGAGAATTGTTCCGTATACCGGAAGTGAAAGCCCGCACAGATGCATATTTGGAAGTCATATGCCGTGCAGGGACAGAGTATGCCGACGGAGGGATTCATGTCGGAACACAGGAGGAGCTTATGGAACCCCTGTATCCCCGCAATGTGTTTGAGAAAATGGCAGATGCTTCGTGGGGAATTGCCAAAGATGGGGATTCGACAGCTCCTATAGACGATAGTCTGAACTTTACAACGCAGATGGCAGCTTTATATAGGCCGGACAGTGTGGAGCGTATCGTGGAGTTTTATTACACTGATATCGAGAAAACCTATCAAATTCTGCTGACGAAGCATGGTTCAGAGGTCATAGCAGACAATTTTAAGCCGTACACGACGAGGATTGAAACGCCATACTCGGTTTGGCGTTCTATTGCCCGTGGGGAGATTACCGGACAGGAAGCATTATTTCAACGTCTTTATAAGGTTATTGGTGATTTTAACCTTATGCTAAAATGGGATGAATTGTTCGGTGTGCAAATGCCGCCAAAGAGGACGGAACATCAGACATTGCGAACGACCAATATGCTTCTTTTGCTTGCACCGTGGATTATCATCTGGGCTGCAATCGCAATAGATCCTATTGTCGGCAGCGCGACAGGCATAGTTGCCGCTGCACTCATTCCTCTGTTATGGATTGTATTCCGTCCTGTTATCTACGAGCAAGTCAGCATTCCTATTGTAGCGGGACTTTCGCTGGCAGTTTTACTTGGAATGGATGCAAGGGTTATTGTTTCCGGCAGTTATTTGATATTTGGGCTGATGTGGCTTATCGGTGCGTTTCCTAAGATTCCCCTGACCGCTCATTACAGTGCAAAGGGCTACGGCGGGGAAAAAGCCTTTGCAAATCCGCTTTTTATCAGTACGAACCGTATACTGACTGCCGCCTGGGGTGTTCTATATCTTGTTATACCGGTTTGGACTTATATTCTGATGGGAACGAGATTTTCTCCCTATGTAGGGCTAATCAATTCAGCCCTTCCTATGCTGATGGGTGTGTTCACGGCATGGTTTCAAAAATGGTATCCGGCACAATATGCTAGAGGATAA
- a CDS encoding ABC transporter permease — protein MKNKKSSQWLLSSPYITWAIIFIVVPLCMVFYYGLTDKSGTFTAENVVAMMSAEHAKALWLSLGLSLISTIICFFLAYPLAMILANMNVNQHSFIVLIFILPMWMNFLLRTLAWQTLLEKTGVINNILSFLHLPALNIINTPYAIILGMVYNFLPFMVLPLYNSLVKIDSNVINAAKDLGANNIQTFFKITFPLSLPGVISGITMVFIPALTTFVISKLLGGSKILLIGNVIEEEFTQAGNWHLGSGLSIVLMIFILINMIASAIFDKDGEGSAL, from the coding sequence TTGAAGAATAAGAAATCATCTCAGTGGCTTTTATCCTCTCCGTATATTACATGGGCGATTATTTTCATTGTCGTTCCTCTATGTATGGTATTTTACTATGGATTAACCGATAAAAGCGGTACTTTTACCGCTGAAAATGTAGTTGCTATGATGTCAGCAGAACATGCTAAAGCGCTCTGGCTTTCTCTCGGTTTGTCCCTAATCAGTACGATCATTTGCTTTTTCCTCGCTTATCCCCTTGCGATGATTCTGGCAAATATGAACGTAAATCAGCATAGTTTTATCGTACTTATCTTCATCCTTCCCATGTGGATGAACTTTTTGCTCCGTACGCTTGCATGGCAGACTCTTTTGGAGAAAACAGGAGTTATTAATAATATACTCTCCTTCCTTCATCTGCCTGCCTTGAATATTATCAATACACCTTATGCCATTATTCTCGGCATGGTTTACAACTTTTTACCATTTATGGTGCTGCCCCTTTACAACTCACTTGTAAAGATTGACTCGAATGTCATCAATGCTGCTAAGGATTTAGGTGCGAACAATATACAGACCTTTTTCAAGATCACGTTCCCCCTCTCCCTTCCCGGAGTGATTAGCGGTATTACCATGGTATTCATTCCGGCGCTTACCACCTTCGTTATCAGTAAACTCCTCGGTGGAAGCAAGATTCTTTTAATCGGTAATGTTATTGAAGAGGAATTCACACAGGCGGGCAATTGGCACTTGGGAAGCGGACTTTCTATCGTACTTATGATTTTCATTCTCATTAATATGATCGCCTCCGCTATCTTCGATAAAGATGGGGAGGGATCCGCATTATGA
- a CDS encoding ABC transporter ATP-binding protein, with amino-acid sequence MNKELINLIDISKSFDGEMVLDELNLSIHENEFLTLLGPSGCGKTTTLRILGGFVNPDHGRVVFDGKDITSTPPNKRLLNTVFQKYALFTHMNIAENIAFGLKIKNKSKSYIDDKIKYALKLVNLDGYEKRMPDSLSGGQQQRIAIARAIVNEPKVLLLDEPLGALDLKLRQDMQYELIRLKNELGITFIYVTHDQEEALTMSDTIVVMNQGYIQQIGTPEIIYNEPENAFVADFIGDSNIIDAMMLEDKLVSILGAKFTCVDTGFGHNKPVDVVIRPEDIELTKPEAGNIQGVVTHLIFKGVHYEMEVTAGGFEWLVHSTGMFPVGTPVGIKVDPFNIQIMNKPASEDEEAVGVEE; translated from the coding sequence ATGAACAAAGAATTAATTAATCTAATTGATATATCGAAATCTTTTGATGGAGAAATGGTGCTCGATGAACTGAATCTGAGCATCCATGAAAATGAATTTCTTACACTATTAGGTCCAAGTGGATGTGGAAAAACAACTACGCTGCGTATTCTCGGCGGCTTTGTCAACCCGGACCATGGCCGGGTTGTTTTTGACGGTAAGGATATTACCTCCACACCGCCCAACAAACGCCTGCTTAATACTGTATTCCAGAAATATGCTCTGTTCACTCATATGAATATTGCAGAAAACATCGCTTTTGGATTGAAGATTAAGAATAAAAGTAAAAGCTATATCGACGATAAGATTAAATATGCCTTAAAGTTAGTTAATCTGGATGGATATGAAAAACGTATGCCCGACTCATTAAGCGGCGGCCAGCAACAGCGTATCGCTATTGCCAGGGCTATTGTTAACGAGCCTAAGGTACTTCTTCTGGATGAACCCTTAGGCGCTCTTGACTTGAAACTTCGTCAGGATATGCAATATGAGCTGATTCGTCTGAAGAATGAACTCGGAATTACCTTTATCTATGTGACCCATGATCAGGAAGAAGCTCTCACCATGTCCGATACTATTGTGGTTATGAATCAGGGCTATATTCAGCAGATCGGAACTCCTGAAATCATATATAACGAACCCGAGAATGCCTTTGTCGCTGACTTTATCGGAGACAGCAATATTATTGATGCCATGATGCTTGAAGATAAGCTGGTATCCATCCTCGGTGCGAAATTTACTTGCGTGGATACAGGCTTTGGACATAACAAACCGGTAGACGTGGTAATCCGCCCTGAAGATATCGAACTTACAAAGCCGGAAGCTGGAAACATTCAAGGCGTTGTTACCCATTTAATCTTCAAGGGCGTTCACTATGAAATGGAGGTTACTGCGGGCGGCTTTGAATGGCTCGTCCATTCCACCGGCATGTTCCCCGTAGGAACACCGGTAGGTATTAAGGTCGATCCTTTTAACATCCAAATTATGAATAAACCGGCATCAGAAGACGAGGAGGCGGTAGGTGTTGAAGAATAA
- a CDS encoding helix-turn-helix domain-containing protein, with protein sequence MKIGNKLKELRIQKGLTQEELASRCELSKGFISQLERDLTSPSIATLMDILQCLGTDLQEFFSENPQEEQIVFHETDYFEKIDDELGNKIEWIIPNAQKNIMEPIRLTLEPGGSTYPDNPHEGEEFGYVLAGSIIITLGKKTIRAKKGETFYFTSNTTHYITANKKTGAVILWVSSPPSF encoded by the coding sequence ATGAAAATTGGAAATAAATTAAAAGAATTAAGAATACAAAAAGGGCTGACGCAGGAGGAACTCGCTTCCCGATGCGAATTATCAAAAGGCTTTATTTCTCAGTTGGAACGCGATCTGACATCTCCTTCCATCGCCACGTTAATGGATATTTTGCAATGCCTAGGAACTGATTTACAAGAGTTTTTCTCTGAAAATCCTCAGGAGGAGCAAATCGTCTTTCATGAAACAGATTACTTTGAAAAAATAGATGATGAACTTGGCAATAAGATTGAGTGGATTATTCCTAATGCGCAGAAAAACATTATGGAACCGATCCGGCTCACTCTGGAACCCGGTGGTTCCACATATCCCGACAATCCCCATGAGGGGGAGGAATTCGGATATGTACTCGCCGGCAGTATTATTATTACATTGGGTAAGAAAACAATCCGTGCTAAAAAGGGGGAGACGTTTTACTTCACCTCCAATACCACTCATTATATTACAGCAAATAAGAAAACCGGAGCAGTCATCCTTTGGGTTAGCTCTCCGCCAAGTTTTTAA
- a CDS encoding lactonase family protein, with protein sequence MGNEKYVAYVSTYTTGVGDKRGIKIYDVDVKKGRMTEKNHVEITNSSYITISHNQKYLYSITDFGVEAYEILENGDLKMINFASINGMRGCYLSTDYHDEYLFVAGYHDGKITVLRLTDNGAISHITDEIFHKGLGSMAERHSRPHVNCVKMTRDNRYLCAADLGMDHVKVYSVDREKGTLKLADVIRSEQESAPRHLKFSKDGRFLYIVHELKNYIDVYKYENKNNNPEFEKIQNISTLNEYHSSNAAASALNFSFDFNYLLSSNSGDNSVIIYRIDQETGMLTKLFCLPVSGDYPKDASLFPDNKHLVSLNHESNSMTFFNVDTQKGLLVMNGPEVKVEQPNCIIFHKLTNVKN encoded by the coding sequence ATGGGAAATGAAAAATATGTAGCATATGTTTCTACCTATACAACAGGGGTGGGGGACAAGCGCGGAATAAAAATTTATGATGTAGATGTAAAGAAAGGAAGAATGACGGAAAAAAATCATGTGGAAATTACGAACTCTTCCTATATAACAATATCTCACAACCAGAAATATCTTTATTCGATTACGGACTTCGGTGTGGAAGCTTATGAAATCTTGGAAAATGGTGATCTTAAAATGATTAACTTCGCCTCGATCAATGGAATGAGAGGCTGTTATCTATCTACGGATTACCACGATGAGTATCTCTTTGTAGCGGGGTATCATGACGGTAAGATAACGGTGCTGCGGTTGACGGATAATGGTGCTATCAGCCATATTACGGATGAAATCTTTCATAAAGGTCTTGGAAGTATGGCGGAGAGGCATTCCCGCCCTCATGTGAATTGTGTGAAAATGACGAGGGATAATAGATATCTATGTGCGGCTGATTTGGGAATGGATCATGTAAAGGTATATTCGGTTGACAGGGAAAAAGGGACCTTGAAGTTAGCGGACGTTATCAGAAGTGAGCAGGAGTCCGCACCGAGACATCTCAAGTTCTCAAAGGATGGCAGATTTCTTTATATTGTGCATGAACTGAAAAACTATATCGATGTTTACAAATATGAAAATAAGAACAATAATCCGGAATTTGAGAAAATACAAAATATTTCTACGCTGAATGAATATCATTCCAGCAATGCGGCAGCCAGCGCGCTTAATTTTTCTTTTGATTTCAATTACCTGCTTAGTTCTAATTCGGGAGATAACAGCGTCATTATTTATAGGATAGATCAAGAAACAGGGATGCTTACCAAGCTGTTTTGTCTGCCTGTAAGCGGAGACTATCCGAAAGATGCTTCCCTTTTCCCGGATAATAAGCATTTGGTCTCCTTAAATCATGAATCTAATAGTATGACCTTTTTTAATGTGGATACACAGAAGGGACTGCTGGTGATGAATGGGCCAGAAGTGAAGGTGGAGCAGCCGAACTGTATTATTTTTCATAAACTTACGAATGTAAAGAATTAA
- a CDS encoding M15 family metallopeptidase — protein sequence MLFFLTVVLTGYYSLRHFKDNGKRYAGVGFVVLFFMLNSSFAFSFPMEDESASISDSTESIGKFDEASVMEDAEPVLINNQEAPVATEVIEETEEVDFYRMSEHHGLEDEDQYTLEDILEENEEYGDSINNESKREEGTETEFNSDDWRLVLINKQHPIPDDYTFELVTIKGSMQCDGRIREELFAMLQGAKDNDINLVIRSPYRDMSRQEYLFNRKIKSYMQKKMSYMDAYKIASQTVTVPGASEHQIGLAIDITSDGYAALDRGFGDTEAGKWLAEHSCEYGFILRYPAGKENITGIEYEPWHFRYVGKEAATIIMEEGITLEEFTESYL from the coding sequence ATGCTATTTTTTTTGACAGTTGTGTTGACAGGATATTATTCGCTGCGGCATTTTAAAGATAACGGGAAGAGATATGCCGGTGTAGGTTTCGTTGTCTTATTTTTTATGTTAAATAGTAGTTTCGCATTTTCTTTTCCGATGGAAGATGAGAGCGCTTCAATTTCGGATTCAACTGAATCCATAGGGAAGTTTGACGAAGCCTCCGTTATGGAGGATGCAGAGCCGGTCCTAATAAATAATCAGGAGGCTCCGGTTGCTACGGAAGTAATAGAAGAGACAGAAGAGGTGGATTTCTACAGAATGTCAGAGCATCATGGATTGGAGGATGAGGATCAGTATACTCTGGAAGATATTCTGGAAGAAAATGAGGAATATGGAGATAGTATAAATAACGAAAGTAAGAGGGAAGAGGGAACGGAGACTGAATTCAATTCGGATGACTGGCGACTTGTTCTTATTAATAAGCAACATCCGATTCCCGATGATTATACGTTTGAGCTTGTAACGATCAAAGGCAGTATGCAATGTGACGGGCGTATCAGAGAGGAATTGTTCGCTATGCTTCAAGGGGCGAAGGATAATGACATCAACCTGGTAATTCGTTCTCCTTATCGCGATATGAGCAGGCAGGAATATTTATTTAACCGTAAGATTAAATCATATATGCAGAAGAAAATGTCGTATATGGATGCTTATAAGATAGCGTCACAGACGGTAACGGTACCGGGGGCGAGCGAACATCAGATAGGACTTGCTATAGATATTACGAGTGACGGGTATGCGGCACTGGATCGAGGATTCGGTGATACCGAGGCAGGAAAGTGGCTGGCTGAGCATAGCTGTGAATATGGTTTTATCTTGCGTTATCCCGCGGGGAAGGAAAACATCACCGGTATAGAATATGAACCGTGGCATTTTCGTTATGTAGGAAAAGAAGCAGCGACAATTATTATGGAAGAAGGAATTACGCTGGAAGAATTTACAGAAAGTTACCTATAA